In Pyricularia oryzae 70-15 chromosome 2, whole genome shotgun sequence, one genomic interval encodes:
- a CDS encoding signal sequence receptor alpha chain, translating into MVSLKLTGLAMLAFQLMGAFAQAEGTAEPQTPAEPQLKLDVATTFPDADIFGVKLVNGRPTKAVVDLTNNEADPVRLALVTGALTNPDGLAEGAPVSDAIIRNLTAVKYDVEIPAGEKRSVTYSFALDMQPRDVVVELLAIVINAKGQTFQVPAHADKASVVEPPTSFFDPQIIFLYLVLSAAFAGTLYFVYKTWIEALFPQAKRPRAQQPKKVVKVEAAEPLSGNESAGAASGADFDAKWIPDHHINRPVAKRVKSSASAKAKKGE; encoded by the exons ATGGTTTCTCTCAAACTCACTGGTCTCGCCATGCTGGCCTTCCAGCTCATGGGCGCCTTTGCCCAAGCTGAG GGCACAGCCGAGCCCCAGACGCCCGCAGAGCCGCAGCTCAAGCTCGACGTCGCCACCACGTTCCCTGACGCCGACATCTTTGGCGTCAAGCTCGTCAACGGTCGCCCGACCAAGGCCGTTGTTGACCTGACCAACAACGAGGCCGACCCCGTGCGCTTGGCCCTCGTCACCGGCGCCTTGACCAACCCCGATGGCCTGGCCGAGGGCGCGCCCGTCAGCGACGCCATAATCCGCAACCTGACGGCCGTCAAGTACGACGTCGAGATCCCGGCCGGCGAGAAGCGCTCAGTCACGTACAGCTTCGCCCTCGACATGCAGCCCCgcgacgtcgtcgtcgagctGCTCGCCATCGTCATCAACGCTAAGGGCCAGACCTTCCAGGTCCCCGCCCACGCGGACAAGGCTAGCGTCGTCGAGCCCCCCACCAGCTTCTTTGACCCCCAGAT CATCTTCCTGTACCTCGTCCTGAGCGCCGCCTTTGCCGGTACCCTCTACTTTGTCTACAAGACCTGGATCGAGGCCCTGTTCCCCCAGGCCAAGCGCCCCAGGGCCCAGCAGCCCAAGAAGGTCGTCAAGGTCGAGGCCGCCGAGCCCCTCTCCGGCAACGAGTCCGCCGGCGCTGCCAGCGGTGCCGACTTTGACGCCAAATGGATCCCTGACCACCACATCAACCGCCCTGTTGCCAAGCGCGTCAAGTCGAGCGCCAgcgccaaggccaagaagggcgAATAA
- a CDS encoding pre-mRNA-splicing factor prp1, translating into MSNQSFLNQAAPENYVAGLGRGATGFTTRSDLGPAREGPSEDQIKEAVAKRSAQLGLTGDKKGKKDEAKDVDDGRYQDPDNETGLFSGGIYDKDDEEADRIWKEVDDKMAKRRQKQREAREKAEREEYERKNPKIQQQFSDLKRALGSVTDEEWATLPEAKDFTGKNKRARTAAHQRFYAVPDSVLAAARDSSEMTTTVNDDGGASTTGDGTMTNFAKIGAAQNKVLQSRLDQASQASGMASSLGTSTSVDPKGYLTSLGKLESAEQVSVGDVDFARKLLKSATESNPTNAPGWIAAARVEELAGKFVAARNILARGCKHCPKSEDLWLENIRLNEGRNAKIIAADAIKANMRSVRLWVEAMKLEADPMSKKRVIRRALDHIPESEALWKEAVNLEDDQDNARLLLAKATELIPASIDLWLALARLETVDGAKAVLNKARKAIPTSHEIWIAAARLQEQIGSDPNGIVMQKAIAKLAELGAMPKREEWIGEAEKCEEEGAVITCNNIIRETLGWGLDEDDDRKDTWMEDARASINREKYATARAIYAYALRVFVNSKTLWLAAVDLERNHGTKEALWQVLEKAVEACPHSEVLWMMLAKERLLAGQLNEARLVLGRAFQQNPNNEDIWLAAVKLEADHNEIDEARRLLTVARQNAPTDRVWMRSVAFERQLDNKDAALELVQEALQLFPAAPKLWMMKGQIYEDMGQVPQAREAYGTGVKAVPSSVPLWLLYSRLEERNKNVVKARSVLDRARQAVPKSPELWCELIRVERRAGNTTQAKNLMATALRQMPRSGLLWSERIWHLEERTKRKPLSLEAIKQVETDPQLFVSVARIFWGERKLDRAQTWFEKALLLDGDVGDSWAWYYKFLLQHGTEEKRADVVAKCVAVDPRHGEHWQPVAKDPKNAKKSVEEILTLVAASLGTR; encoded by the exons ATGTCGAACCAGTCCTTCCTTAATCAAGCAGCCCCCGAAAATTATGTTGCAGGTCTCGGTCGTGGTGCCACCGGCTTCACGACACGATCCGACCTGGGACCAGCGCGTGAAGGCCCAAGCGAAGACCAAATCAAGGAGGCCGTCGCCAAGAGATCTGCACAGCTTGGTCTGACGGGTGATAAGAAAGGAAAGAAggacgaagccaaagatgtggacgacggcaggtATCAGGATCCGGATAACGAGACAGGCCTGTTCTCTGGTGGCATCTACGacaaggacgacgaggaggccgaTAGGATATGGAAAGAGGTTGATGACAAGATGGCCAAGCGCCGTCAGAAACAAAG GGAGGCTCGTGAAAAAGCCGAGCGGGAAGAATACGAGCGCAAGAACCCTAAGATTCAGCAGCAGTTCTCCGACCTCAAGCGAGCGCTGGGAAGCGTCACGGACGAGGAATGGGCGACGCTACCTGAGGCCAAGGACTTTACTGGCAAGAACAAGCGAGCCAGGACCGCAGCCCACCAGAGATTCTACGCTGTGCCAGATAGCGTGCTCGCAGCTGCCCGCGACTCATCAGAAATGACGACTACGGTtaacgacgacggcggcgcctcTACAACTGGTGACGGGACCATGACCAATTTCGCAAAGATCGGTGCGGCCCAGAACAAGGTGCTGCAGTCTCGACTAGACCAGGCATCTCAAGCAAGTGGCATGGCTAGCTCCCTAGGGACGTCGACCAGCGTGGACCCCAAAGGCTACTTGACATCTCTTGGGAAGCTCGAGTCGGCAGAGCAGGTCAGCGTGGGCGATGTCGACTTTGCGCGGAAGCTGCTCAAGTCTGCCACCGAGTCAAACCCCACAAACGCGCCGGGTTGGATCGCAGCGGCACGAGTGGAGGAGCTTGCGGGCAAGTTCGTCGCCGCGCGCAACATATTAGCGCGCGGATGCAAACACTGTCCTAAAAGTGAAGACTTGTGGCTGGAGAACATTCGACTTAACGAGGGACGTAACGCCAAGATCATCGCGGCGGATGCCATCAAGGCCAACATGCGATCGGTCAGGTTGTGGGTCGAGGCCATGAAGCTCGAGGCAGATCCCATGTCAAAGAAGAGGGTTATACGACGTGCGCTGGACCATATTCCCGAGTCTGAGGCCCTATGGAAGGAGGCAGTGAACTTGGAGGATGACCAGGACAACGCTCGCCTGCTGCTTGCCAAGGCGACAGAGTTGATCCCTGCCTCCATCGACCTGTGGCTCGCGCTCGCCCGACTCGAGACGGTTGATGGAGCCAAGGCGGTACTGAACAAAGCGCGCAAAGCCATCCCAACATCGCATGAGATCTGGATTGCGGCCGCTAGGCTACAGGAGCAGATTGGATCAGACCCGAACGGTATCGTCATGCAAAAGGCTATCGCAAAGCTTGCAGAGCTTGGAGCCATGCCGAAGCGAGAGGAATGGATTGGCGAGGCAGAAAAGTGCGAGGAGGAGGGCGCTGTTATCACGTGCAACAATATTATACGGGAGACGCTGGGATGGGGATTGGACGAAGATGACGATCGCAAAGACACGTGGATGGAGGACGCCAGGGCGAGCATCAACAGGGAAAAGTACGCTACGGCCCGAGCGATTTACGCATATGCGCTCAGGGTGTTTGTCAACAGCAAGACTTTATGGTTGGCTGCTGTGGATCTAGAGAGGAATCATGGCACCAAGGAGGCCCTGTGGCAGGTTCTCGAAAAAGCAGTCGAGGCCTGTCCGCACAGCGAGGTACTCTGGATGATGCTGGCCAAGGAGAGGCTTCTGGCTGGGCAGCTCAACGAGGCGCGCCTGGTTCTTGGCCGGGCATTCCAACAGAACCCCAACAACGAGGACATTTGGCTCGCGGCCGTGAAGCTCGAGGCAGATCACAACGAGATCGACGAGGCGCGGCGGCTGCTCACAGTGGCACGGCAAAATGCGCCTACAGACCGCGTCTGGATGCGCAGTGTGGCGTTCGAGCGACAGCTGGACAACAAGGACGCTGCGCTGGAGTTGGTTCAGGAGGCTTTGCAGCTGTTCCCGGCTGCGCCAAAGCTGTGGATGATGAAGGGCCAGATATACGAGGATATGGGCCAGGTACCGCAGGCCAGGGAGGCATACGGTACGGGTGTCAAGGCGGTGCCGTCTTCGGTTCCGCTCTGGCTTCTCTACTCGCGACTTGAGGAGCGCAACAAGAACGTGGTCAAGGCTCGCAGTGTGCTGGACCGAGCGCGGCAGGCAGTTCCCAAGTCGCCGGAGCTGTGGTGCGAGCTGATCCGGGTGGAGCGGCGGGCGGGCAACACAACGCAAGCCAAGAATCTCATGGCGACGGCGCTGCGGCAGATGCCGCGCAGCGGGCTGCTGTGGAGCGAGCGTATCTGGCACCTCGAAGAGCGGACCAAGCGCAAGCCGCTCTCGCTAGAGGCCATCAAACAGGTTGAGACGGATCCGCAGCTCTTCGTCTCAGTCGCGCGCATCTTCTGGGGCGAGCGTAAGCTGGACCGGGCGCAGACGTGGTTCGAGAAGGCATTGCTGCTCGACGGGGACGTGGGCGACTCTTGGGCCTGGTACTACAAATTTTTGCTCCAGCATGGCACCGAGGAGAAGCGCGCCGACGTGGTCGCCAAGTGCGTAGCTGTCGACCCGCGACACGGCGAGCACTGGCAGCCCGTCGCCAAAGATCCCAAGAACGCGAAGAAGAGCGTCGAGGAGATTCTCACACTTGTTGCTGCGTCTCTGGGGACAAGATGA
- a CDS encoding pre-mRNA-splicing factor prp1, variant, which produces MTTTVNDDGGASTTGDGTMTNFAKIGAAQNKVLQSRLDQASQASGMASSLGTSTSVDPKGYLTSLGKLESAEQVSVGDVDFARKLLKSATESNPTNAPGWIAAARVEELAGKFVAARNILARGCKHCPKSEDLWLENIRLNEGRNAKIIAADAIKANMRSVRLWVEAMKLEADPMSKKRVIRRALDHIPESEALWKEAVNLEDDQDNARLLLAKATELIPASIDLWLALARLETVDGAKAVLNKARKAIPTSHEIWIAAARLQEQIGSDPNGIVMQKAIAKLAELGAMPKREEWIGEAEKCEEEGAVITCNNIIRETLGWGLDEDDDRKDTWMEDARASINREKYATARAIYAYALRVFVNSKTLWLAAVDLERNHGTKEALWQVLEKAVEACPHSEVLWMMLAKERLLAGQLNEARLVLGRAFQQNPNNEDIWLAAVKLEADHNEIDEARRLLTVARQNAPTDRVWMRSVAFERQLDNKDAALELVQEALQLFPAAPKLWMMKGQIYEDMGQVPQAREAYGTGVKAVPSSVPLWLLYSRLEERNKNVVKARSVLDRARQAVPKSPELWCELIRVERRAGNTTQAKNLMATALRQMPRSGLLWSERIWHLEERTKRKPLSLEAIKQVETDPQLFVSVARIFWGERKLDRAQTWFEKALLLDGDVGDSWAWYYKFLLQHGTEEKRADVVAKCVAVDPRHGEHWQPVAKDPKNAKKSVEEILTLVAASLGTR; this is translated from the coding sequence ATGACGACTACGGTtaacgacgacggcggcgcctcTACAACTGGTGACGGGACCATGACCAATTTCGCAAAGATCGGTGCGGCCCAGAACAAGGTGCTGCAGTCTCGACTAGACCAGGCATCTCAAGCAAGTGGCATGGCTAGCTCCCTAGGGACGTCGACCAGCGTGGACCCCAAAGGCTACTTGACATCTCTTGGGAAGCTCGAGTCGGCAGAGCAGGTCAGCGTGGGCGATGTCGACTTTGCGCGGAAGCTGCTCAAGTCTGCCACCGAGTCAAACCCCACAAACGCGCCGGGTTGGATCGCAGCGGCACGAGTGGAGGAGCTTGCGGGCAAGTTCGTCGCCGCGCGCAACATATTAGCGCGCGGATGCAAACACTGTCCTAAAAGTGAAGACTTGTGGCTGGAGAACATTCGACTTAACGAGGGACGTAACGCCAAGATCATCGCGGCGGATGCCATCAAGGCCAACATGCGATCGGTCAGGTTGTGGGTCGAGGCCATGAAGCTCGAGGCAGATCCCATGTCAAAGAAGAGGGTTATACGACGTGCGCTGGACCATATTCCCGAGTCTGAGGCCCTATGGAAGGAGGCAGTGAACTTGGAGGATGACCAGGACAACGCTCGCCTGCTGCTTGCCAAGGCGACAGAGTTGATCCCTGCCTCCATCGACCTGTGGCTCGCGCTCGCCCGACTCGAGACGGTTGATGGAGCCAAGGCGGTACTGAACAAAGCGCGCAAAGCCATCCCAACATCGCATGAGATCTGGATTGCGGCCGCTAGGCTACAGGAGCAGATTGGATCAGACCCGAACGGTATCGTCATGCAAAAGGCTATCGCAAAGCTTGCAGAGCTTGGAGCCATGCCGAAGCGAGAGGAATGGATTGGCGAGGCAGAAAAGTGCGAGGAGGAGGGCGCTGTTATCACGTGCAACAATATTATACGGGAGACGCTGGGATGGGGATTGGACGAAGATGACGATCGCAAAGACACGTGGATGGAGGACGCCAGGGCGAGCATCAACAGGGAAAAGTACGCTACGGCCCGAGCGATTTACGCATATGCGCTCAGGGTGTTTGTCAACAGCAAGACTTTATGGTTGGCTGCTGTGGATCTAGAGAGGAATCATGGCACCAAGGAGGCCCTGTGGCAGGTTCTCGAAAAAGCAGTCGAGGCCTGTCCGCACAGCGAGGTACTCTGGATGATGCTGGCCAAGGAGAGGCTTCTGGCTGGGCAGCTCAACGAGGCGCGCCTGGTTCTTGGCCGGGCATTCCAACAGAACCCCAACAACGAGGACATTTGGCTCGCGGCCGTGAAGCTCGAGGCAGATCACAACGAGATCGACGAGGCGCGGCGGCTGCTCACAGTGGCACGGCAAAATGCGCCTACAGACCGCGTCTGGATGCGCAGTGTGGCGTTCGAGCGACAGCTGGACAACAAGGACGCTGCGCTGGAGTTGGTTCAGGAGGCTTTGCAGCTGTTCCCGGCTGCGCCAAAGCTGTGGATGATGAAGGGCCAGATATACGAGGATATGGGCCAGGTACCGCAGGCCAGGGAGGCATACGGTACGGGTGTCAAGGCGGTGCCGTCTTCGGTTCCGCTCTGGCTTCTCTACTCGCGACTTGAGGAGCGCAACAAGAACGTGGTCAAGGCTCGCAGTGTGCTGGACCGAGCGCGGCAGGCAGTTCCCAAGTCGCCGGAGCTGTGGTGCGAGCTGATCCGGGTGGAGCGGCGGGCGGGCAACACAACGCAAGCCAAGAATCTCATGGCGACGGCGCTGCGGCAGATGCCGCGCAGCGGGCTGCTGTGGAGCGAGCGTATCTGGCACCTCGAAGAGCGGACCAAGCGCAAGCCGCTCTCGCTAGAGGCCATCAAACAGGTTGAGACGGATCCGCAGCTCTTCGTCTCAGTCGCGCGCATCTTCTGGGGCGAGCGTAAGCTGGACCGGGCGCAGACGTGGTTCGAGAAGGCATTGCTGCTCGACGGGGACGTGGGCGACTCTTGGGCCTGGTACTACAAATTTTTGCTCCAGCATGGCACCGAGGAGAAGCGCGCCGACGTGGTCGCCAAGTGCGTAGCTGTCGACCCGCGACACGGCGAGCACTGGCAGCCCGTCGCCAAAGATCCCAAGAACGCGAAGAAGAGCGTCGAGGAGATTCTCACACTTGTTGCTGCGTCTCTGGGGACAAGATGA